A stretch of the Uranotaenia lowii strain MFRU-FL chromosome 3, ASM2978415v1, whole genome shotgun sequence genome encodes the following:
- the LOC129756354 gene encoding uncharacterized protein LOC129756354 translates to MANSDETVPSSGELSWRDAMFYEDIVAAELNLTPDKFRILMVTSSPASKEPDGYMSLLYRVTVSVQVNGDEESSPRELRFIAKVESDGYFGSEVQNLMQTFPKEIEMYSKIIPAFEQLWAGDKVKFGPRSFKSVGKPNGSVIIMEDLREAGYLMKPCADGMTLGECRIVLEKLARFHAASVAYYEKNGAYTDPFKDGMYADCLIEEFSSYYAPLYESFLKRVRSMKIDPDCLEALENLNGKLFTKIVDLFRLDPKGFNVLNHGDLWVNNILFNKEDILLLDYQISFYGSPAFDLIYFMINSAALDVRTESFNELIDYYQQELSDSLKKLGTNTNPPTKEQLHKDIRKRGLLACAQTMEALCLILTKQDLKMDANLLGSDQPEGIDYRNKLYDHPRVTAALERLIPFLWKEGFITEN, encoded by the exons ATGGCCAACAGTGACGAAACGGTTCCGAGCTCCGGTGAGCTAAGCTGGCGAGATGCCATGTTCTATGAAGACATAGTGGCAGCGGAGCTAAACTTGACCCCGGATAAGTTTCGGATTTTGATGGTCACTTCCAGCCCCGCCAGCAAAGAACCAGACGGTTACATGTCTCTGCTCTATCGGGTCACAGTTTCGGTTCAAGTGAACGGCGATGAAGAATCATCTCCACGAGAGCTACGTTTCATTGCCAAGGTAGAATCGGACGGTTATTTTGGCAGTGAGGTTCAGAATCTGATGCAAACTTTTCCGAAAGAAATCGAAATGTACTCCAAAATTATACCGGCATTCGAACAGCTGTGGGCCGGCGATAAAGTCAAATTTGGTCCGAG ATCGTTCAAATCAGTTGGCAAGCCGAATGGGTCGGTGATAATAATGGAAGATTTGAGGGAGGCGGGTTATCTGATGAAGCCATGCGCCGATGGTATGACGTTAGGCGAGTGCAGAATAGTATTGGAAAAGCTGGCTCGATTCCACGCTGCTTCAGTTGCTTACTATGAGAAG AATGGAGCTTATACCGACCCGTTCAAAGATGGAATGTACGCCGATTGTTTGATTGAAGAATTTTCATCTTATTATGCTCCGTTATATGAATCATTTCTCAAGAGAGTTCGATCAATGAAAATTGATCCAGACTGTTTGGAGGCATTG GAAAATTTGAACGGAAAACTTTTCACCAAAATTGTTGACCTGTTCCGGCTTGATCCCAAGGGCTTCAACGTCCTTAACCACGGAGATCTATGGGTGAACAATATTCTTTTCAACAAGGAGGACATTCTTTTG TTGGATTATCAAATATCATTCTACGGATCCCCGGCCTtcgatttgatttatttcatgattaACTCAGCTGCGTTAGACGTTCGAACCGAATCATTTAACGAGCTCATCGATTATTATCAGCAGGAGTTATCAGATAGCTTGAAAAAGCTTGGAACCAATACAAATCCACCAACCAAAGAACAGCTCCACAAGGATATTCGCAAACGAGGATTGTTGGCCTGTGCTCAGACTATGGAGGCGCTATGTTTGATACTGACAAAACAAGACCTCAAAATGGATGCTAATTTGTTAGGTTCAGACCAGCCGGAAGGAATCGACTATCGGAACAAGCTTTACGACCATCCCCGGGTGACGGCGGCTCTCGAACGATTGATTCCCTTTCTGTGGAAGGAAGGGTTTATTACGGAGAATTGA
- the LOC129756854 gene encoding uncharacterized protein LOC129756854 isoform X2: MTWEDTAAAMTDEIIAIIKARPDEFNVLTHGDAWCNNFLFRYDQNQDWKTSLAEIKLIDFQLCVWTSPVIDLLYFFFSSVSAKIRLPQIDSLICYYHGQLVDSLKFLGYSKPAPTVKELHLDFIDRIAYGHMTCFSILPICLLEKTEDASIETMMSADAGDAFRRNMYCNPTYVKQMSELVPYFYDLGAFDFKHCGYQKPCGIRSDFLNLPGWMRKEFFGEVIERKLGLAAGQYALKDGWAEIATSKGDNYGSIMYRVKLDVEDRTRNSTNSFSVVVKTRPTGIAAELAGRQFTKEIEMFTKFIPAFEKLYRDKGADVKIGPKCYKVCRDVPNDIMVMEDLLTKNFKPTARSEGIGLEQAELILVRLAEFHAASAVHHQKEGTFPEEFKEGLFRKDNANLLEFMFGPCYDACISEMENQSFGTKYIASLKKLRPTTFTGTYEATALDPEAFNVLNHGDFWCNNMMFKYGPDGQLHDSKLVDFQMCFYGSPVLDLHYAIFSSMRPEIRISKMNHLIRFYHEKLIDNLVLLDYGKPLPTLKQLQIDFYDRICYGAVTCFGILALRTLDPAEEVSMEAISQETEAGRHCRKVMYGNERYIREMEQLLPFLDGKGYFDPEAQLVRVVKKKSSC, encoded by the exons ATGACTTGG GAAGATACGGCAGCGGCGATGACAGATGAGATTATTGCAATCATCAAAGCTCGGCCGGACGAATTCAATGTGCTCACCCATGGAGACGCCTGGTGTAACAATTTTCTGTTTCGGTACGATCAAAACCAGGACTGGAAAACGTCTCTAGCCGAGATAAAACTG ATTGATTTCCAACTATGCGTTTGGACATCGCCTGTGATCGATCTTCTGTACTTCTTCTTCTCATCGGTCAGCGCAAAAATCCGTCTTCCACAGATCGACAGCCTTATTTGCTACTATCATGGACAACTGGTCGATAGCCTCAAATTCCTAGGCTACAGCAAACCCGCTCCAACGGTCAAAGAGCTACACCTCGATTTCATCGATCGTATCGCTTACGGACACATGACATGTTTCAGTATACTGCCGATCTGTTTGCTGGAGAAAACGGAGGACGCTTCGATCGAAACGATGATGTCGGCAGATGCTGGCGACGCTTTTCGCAGGAACATGTACTGTAATCCGACGTACGTGAAACAGATGAGCGAACTGGTGCCGTACTTCTACGACCTGGGGGCGTTCGATTTCAAACACTGTGGCTACCAAAAACCGTGTGGAATCAGGAGTGATTTCCTGAATTTGCCTGGGTGGATGAGGAAGGAATTTTTCGGAGAGGTGATTGAACGAAAGCTCGGGTTGGCAGCGGGTCAGTACGCGTTGAAAGACGGTTGGGCCGAAATTGCCACCAGCAAAGGGGACAACTACGGATCGATCATGTACCGCGTGAAGCTGGATGTAGAGGATAGAACTAGAAATTCGACCAATTCATTCTCGGTCGTTGTGAAGACGCGTCCCACTGGAATTGCGGCCGAACTGGCAGGGAGACAGTTCACCAAGGAAATTGAAATGTTTACTAAATTTATTCCTGCCTTCGAGAAATTATACCGTGATAAGGGCGCCGACGTGAAGATTGGACCGAAATGCTACAAAGTTTGTCGAGATGTTCCTAATGACATCATGGTCATGGAAGATCTTCTGACGAAGAACTTCAAGCCTACAGCGAGATCGGAAGGAATCGGTCTGGAACAAGCGGAGCTCATCTTGGTTAGACTAGCGGAGTTCCACGCGGCCTCGGCCGTTCATCATCAAAAGGAGGGTACTTTCCCAGAGGAGTTCAAAGAAGGCCTTTTCCGAAAAGATAACGCAAATCTATTAGAATTTATGTTCGGACCATGTTATGATGCATGCATTTCGGAAATGGAAAATCAGAGCTTTGGTACTAAGTACATTGCTTCTCTCAAGAAGCTGAGACCGACTACCTTTACAGGAACTTATGAAGCCACCGCTCTAGATCCAGAGGCTTTCAACGTTTTAAACCACGGTGATTTTTGGTGCAACAACATGATGTTCAAATACGGTCCCGACGGACAGCTTCACGATAGCAAATTGGTAGATTTCCAAATGTGCTTCTACGGGTCACCAGTGCTTGATCTGCATTACGCTATCTTCTCATCGATGCGCCCCGAAATAAGGATTTCCAAGATGAACCACCTAATACGATTCTACCACGAAAAGTTGATCGACAATCTGGTGCTGCTCGACTACGGCAAACCTCTTCCAACGTTGAAGCAGCTTCAAATCGACTTCTACGACCGAATTTGTTATG GTGCAGTGACGTGTTTCGGCATCCTGGCCCTGCGTACGTTGGATCCCGCCGAGGAGGTCAGTATGGAAGCCATAAGTCAGGAGACGGAGGCGGGTCGCCACTGTCGGAAGGTTATGTACGGGAACGAACGGTACATTCGGGAGATGGAGCAACTGCTGCCGTTCCTCGATGGGAAGGGGTATTTCGACCCGGAAGCCCAACTCGTGCGGGTGGTGAAGAAAAAATCGTCGTGTTGA
- the LOC129756854 gene encoding uncharacterized protein LOC129756854 isoform X1 — MYTKFLPAFEEMYHSKGRNVSFGPKCLHHTSEPTVLVMEDLRDQDFRMANRKEGLDRNHAEVVLQLLAQLHAASAVYRETSGEPFPEIFNHGNYNENMKPMMEQQMKSVGPSFDKILRTWPNGDWYADMMEDTAAAMTDEIIAIIKARPDEFNVLTHGDAWCNNFLFRYDQNQDWKTSLAEIKLIDFQLCVWTSPVIDLLYFFFSSVSAKIRLPQIDSLICYYHGQLVDSLKFLGYSKPAPTVKELHLDFIDRIAYGHMTCFSILPICLLEKTEDASIETMMSADAGDAFRRNMYCNPTYVKQMSELVPYFYDLGAFDFKHCGYQKPCGIRSDFLNLPGWMRKEFFGEVIERKLGLAAGQYALKDGWAEIATSKGDNYGSIMYRVKLDVEDRTRNSTNSFSVVVKTRPTGIAAELAGRQFTKEIEMFTKFIPAFEKLYRDKGADVKIGPKCYKVCRDVPNDIMVMEDLLTKNFKPTARSEGIGLEQAELILVRLAEFHAASAVHHQKEGTFPEEFKEGLFRKDNANLLEFMFGPCYDACISEMENQSFGTKYIASLKKLRPTTFTGTYEATALDPEAFNVLNHGDFWCNNMMFKYGPDGQLHDSKLVDFQMCFYGSPVLDLHYAIFSSMRPEIRISKMNHLIRFYHEKLIDNLVLLDYGKPLPTLKQLQIDFYDRICYGAVTCFGILALRTLDPAEEVSMEAISQETEAGRHCRKVMYGNERYIREMEQLLPFLDGKGYFDPEAQLVRVVKKKSSC; from the exons ATGTACACGAAGTTTCTGCCGGCTTTTGAGGAAATGTACCACAGCAAAGGCCGGAATGTGTCGTTCGGTCCCAAATGTTTGCACCACACATCCGAACCCACGGTGCTCGTAATGGAAGATTTGAGGGATCAGGACTTCCGAATGGCCAATCGAAAGGAAGGCTTGGATCGGAACCATGCCGAGGTGGTTCTTCAACTATTGGCTCAACTCCATGCAGCTTCTGCCGTCTATCGGGAAACTTCCGGGGAACCATTccctgaaattttcaatcatggaAATTATAACGAGAACATGAAACCCATGATGGAGCAACAGATGAAAAGTGTGGGACCGTCGttcgataaaattttaagaacttGGCCCAATGGTGATTGGTACGCAGATATGATG GAAGATACGGCAGCGGCGATGACAGATGAGATTATTGCAATCATCAAAGCTCGGCCGGACGAATTCAATGTGCTCACCCATGGAGACGCCTGGTGTAACAATTTTCTGTTTCGGTACGATCAAAACCAGGACTGGAAAACGTCTCTAGCCGAGATAAAACTG ATTGATTTCCAACTATGCGTTTGGACATCGCCTGTGATCGATCTTCTGTACTTCTTCTTCTCATCGGTCAGCGCAAAAATCCGTCTTCCACAGATCGACAGCCTTATTTGCTACTATCATGGACAACTGGTCGATAGCCTCAAATTCCTAGGCTACAGCAAACCCGCTCCAACGGTCAAAGAGCTACACCTCGATTTCATCGATCGTATCGCTTACGGACACATGACATGTTTCAGTATACTGCCGATCTGTTTGCTGGAGAAAACGGAGGACGCTTCGATCGAAACGATGATGTCGGCAGATGCTGGCGACGCTTTTCGCAGGAACATGTACTGTAATCCGACGTACGTGAAACAGATGAGCGAACTGGTGCCGTACTTCTACGACCTGGGGGCGTTCGATTTCAAACACTGTGGCTACCAAAAACCGTGTGGAATCAGGAGTGATTTCCTGAATTTGCCTGGGTGGATGAGGAAGGAATTTTTCGGAGAGGTGATTGAACGAAAGCTCGGGTTGGCAGCGGGTCAGTACGCGTTGAAAGACGGTTGGGCCGAAATTGCCACCAGCAAAGGGGACAACTACGGATCGATCATGTACCGCGTGAAGCTGGATGTAGAGGATAGAACTAGAAATTCGACCAATTCATTCTCGGTCGTTGTGAAGACGCGTCCCACTGGAATTGCGGCCGAACTGGCAGGGAGACAGTTCACCAAGGAAATTGAAATGTTTACTAAATTTATTCCTGCCTTCGAGAAATTATACCGTGATAAGGGCGCCGACGTGAAGATTGGACCGAAATGCTACAAAGTTTGTCGAGATGTTCCTAATGACATCATGGTCATGGAAGATCTTCTGACGAAGAACTTCAAGCCTACAGCGAGATCGGAAGGAATCGGTCTGGAACAAGCGGAGCTCATCTTGGTTAGACTAGCGGAGTTCCACGCGGCCTCGGCCGTTCATCATCAAAAGGAGGGTACTTTCCCAGAGGAGTTCAAAGAAGGCCTTTTCCGAAAAGATAACGCAAATCTATTAGAATTTATGTTCGGACCATGTTATGATGCATGCATTTCGGAAATGGAAAATCAGAGCTTTGGTACTAAGTACATTGCTTCTCTCAAGAAGCTGAGACCGACTACCTTTACAGGAACTTATGAAGCCACCGCTCTAGATCCAGAGGCTTTCAACGTTTTAAACCACGGTGATTTTTGGTGCAACAACATGATGTTCAAATACGGTCCCGACGGACAGCTTCACGATAGCAAATTGGTAGATTTCCAAATGTGCTTCTACGGGTCACCAGTGCTTGATCTGCATTACGCTATCTTCTCATCGATGCGCCCCGAAATAAGGATTTCCAAGATGAACCACCTAATACGATTCTACCACGAAAAGTTGATCGACAATCTGGTGCTGCTCGACTACGGCAAACCTCTTCCAACGTTGAAGCAGCTTCAAATCGACTTCTACGACCGAATTTGTTATG GTGCAGTGACGTGTTTCGGCATCCTGGCCCTGCGTACGTTGGATCCCGCCGAGGAGGTCAGTATGGAAGCCATAAGTCAGGAGACGGAGGCGGGTCGCCACTGTCGGAAGGTTATGTACGGGAACGAACGGTACATTCGGGAGATGGAGCAACTGCTGCCGTTCCTCGATGGGAAGGGGTATTTCGACCCGGAAGCCCAACTCGTGCGGGTGGTGAAGAAAAAATCGTCGTGTTGA
- the LOC129756855 gene encoding uncharacterized protein LOC129756855 isoform X2, giving the protein MLTDPYLKTYSVFLKEKLAYDNLLPTISQMWTDAGESVSFGPRCWKAVEGEQDVLVLEDLCASGYAIGDRQKGADLAHAHALLSKLAKFHAATAVDYRKNGPIAELYDRGMFQEEGREYFAEFSKVITPIFLEIFKGWPEAEKYKKKYEKSMENIYEKLYDATKKDDSGFVCLCHGDVWTNNAMFSHKETGKIKDVLLIDLQDVYYGSPIQDLFYYLISSITLELKATKFDELLQFYHCELVKSLKKLHYPERIPSLRELHMELLRRGFLAFQCTYDCLPIVLADKNENANFANFMGESEESQRFRLDVYSNPLYLEHFKTLVKLFDTRGLLEYE; this is encoded by the exons ATGCTGACGGATCCCTATCTCAAGACGTATAGCGTGTTTCTGAAGGAAAAACTTGCCTACGACAATCTTCTTCCCACCATTTCTCAGATGTGGACGGATGCCGGGGAATCGGTTTCGTTCGGTCCCCGTTGTTGGAAGGCCGTCGAAGGCGAACAGGATGTTTTGGTGCTGGAGGATCTTTGCGCAAGTGGATACGCTATCGGTGATCGGCAGAAGGGTGCTGATCTAGCCCACGCGCACGCCCTACTGAGCAAATTGGCCAAATTTCACGCGGCAACTGCTGTTGATTATCGGAAG AATGGTCCCATAGCTGAGTTATACGACAGGGGGATGTTCCAGGAGGAAGGTCGCGAATACTTTGCTGAGTTTTCGAAAGTGATCACTCCTATTttcctcgaaattttcaaaGGCTGGCCGGAAGCCGagaaatacaagaaaaaatat GAAAAATCGATGGAAAACATTTACGAAAAATTGTACGATGCTACCAAAAAGGATGATAGTGGATTCGTTTGCTTATGTCATGGGGATGTTTGGACAAACAATGCCATGTTCAGCCACAAGGAGACTGGAAAAATCAAAGATGTTTTGTTG ATCGATCTTCAAGACGTTTATTATGGATCACCAATTCAAGATCTTTTCTATTATCTCATCTCTTCAATAACACTCGAGTTGAAAGCAACAAAATTTGACGAACTGCTTCAGTTTTACCATTGTGAACTAGTGAAATCGCTTAAGAAACTACATTATCCAGAAAGAATTCCATCCCTTCGTGAACTTCACATGGAACTTTTGAGGCGAGGATTCCTAGCATTCCAGTGTACCTACGACTGTTTGCCGATTGTGTTGGCCGATAAGAATGAGAATGCAAATTTTGCAAACTTCATGGGCGAGTCTGAGGAAAGTCAAAGGTTTCGGTTAGACGTGTACAGCAATCCCCTGTATTTGGAGCATTTCAAGACCTTGGTGAAACTTTTTGATACCCGAGGGCTGTTGGAGTATGAATGA